The Bos indicus x Bos taurus breed Angus x Brahman F1 hybrid chromosome 21, Bos_hybrid_MaternalHap_v2.0, whole genome shotgun sequence genomic interval TCCCAACGTCAGGGTCCACAGTTTCGTCAAATTCCATCTGCCCCACGCGTTCACGCGAGGTCCAGGCACCGCCAGCGGGCGCGGGCCTCGGTTCTGCCTGCAGGGGGCGCCCTGGGCAGGTGTCGGCAAGAAAAACACACGCGCATCTGAGCAGGAGGCGGGGCGGCGGGGGACAGGGTCACCGGGGCCAAGTGAGGGGCTCAGGCTGGCGGAGTGGGGTGTCCACGGCTGGGGCTGAGCAGCTGCCCTCACCCCCTGGAAGATGAAGGGAGGGCAGGCTGCGGGAGAGAGCGGGAGGCGAGCTTTGAGCGCGGTCGCCTCCTGGACGAGCACGCGGGCCGGACCCGGGGTTCCGCTCTCTGGAGGGCAGCCTGGCCGCAGGGACACCTGCATCCTCGGCCCCCAGCAGATGGACCCTCAATAAACACCGGGCCGAGTGATGAACGGCAGACGGGCAGTCACCATGGAGCTCGGTGCCTGCCCACAGCTGTGAAGGGGGCTCAGGGCCTGAAGGGAAAAGTGAGGCTCtcacaggagaagccacagcgGCTAAGTGCGCAGCAACCGCCGGTGGCCCCTGCTCCTGCAGGGCTCAGTGGCCAAGGGCTCACCTGGCCAGGGGTGGCTTCCCTGTGCCCCCAGCTAGGGTGGTCTGAGGGACATGACAAGGTGACCGGCGCTGGGTCTGGGTGCAGCCTTGCTCTGGGGATGGGAGGACCCGCCCGGCGAGGCTGTGGAAGGAGCTGGTAGACAGCAAGGGCTGCGGCCATTGGAGCCGGTGCCCACCCCCAGTGTGTGCAGACGCTGTCTGGCTTGGCGGTAGGTCGCTCACGGCCCCTCCGGGCGGGTGGGGGGGCCTCCAGGGCGTCTGCCTGGGAGACACGGGGTCCCTGCGGCCGTTGGCTCCCCCGATCACACTGTACCTGCTTCCGGCCCTCCTGCGCCGTCTGCCAGGCGCTGCTGAGCTCTGGGGCCGTGGGGCACTCGGGGAAGGGAGCGGGGGCCTTCCACCTGGCCCTGGCCAGCGCCTGCTTCTCGGCCGCCCTGTGGGGAGCACAGAAGTGCGCCTCTCTTGAAAACCCACCGTGGCGTCCGCCGCCTTCGCTCCCCTGCCTCGCTCACGTGCATCTCACCCACTGACCGACAGGGAGCTCACCCCTTCTCTGCCTCAGCCTGACAGCCTCTGGGCTCTGCGCTCCGGGACTCGAGgcaggaggggacagaggggtGGTCAGGTGCCTCGGCGCAGGCACTCCCCACATCAGGCACCACCCAGCTCACTCTGGAGCCTCACAGCAAGCAGGCTCACCCCACTAGCCCGTTCTGCTCTGACTCCCTGGGCTCAACGTTGGAGCCTTGACCTCGACTGGAAGGCAGCCAGGCCCTCCTTCTACCCTCCGTGATGCCACTAGCCTCCTTTTGGAAAAAAGTGCCAGAAAAGAACGAGGGATGGGTTCCCAGAGGTATGGGCACTGTTCCTGGGACCACCTGCCCCTCCGCGCACCCCCTGGCCCCTCCGTGTGCACTCCTTGGCCCCTCCGCGCCCCTCAACGCGGCCCTCCGTGCAGCCCCCAACCCGGCCCCTCCGTGTGCCTCCAACCCAGCCCCTCTGTgcgcctccccccgccccggccctccGCGCGTCCCCCTCGGCCCCTCCGCACCCCACCCCGGCCCCTCTGTGCGCTTCCCCCGGCCCCTCTGCGTTCCCCTTGGCCCCAGCAGGGCGCCCACCTCTGCTCCTGGAAGTAAGGGTGttgcagggcctggtgggcagtGATTCTCTCATCGGGATCATAGGCCACCATGGCGTGCAGAAGGGAGAGGCATTGCGGGGACAGACTGGTGGTCAGTAGAGGTATCCCTGAtccctttttaaaaggaaaatcaaaactcATAGCTCTCGACCTGCATTAAAAGCCCAATGATAATAAACGGTCACGCCGCCATTTAGAGCACGTGGCCGGTCCAGCGTCAAGACCTGCACAGGGACCTGCGCTGAAGGGAACAGTTCGCGATCTAACAGTGGCGCGGGGAGGCACAAAGGCGTCCAGACTCCTCGCGCAGGGAGGCCCCTCAGGGAGCCGCAGCCCTGGGCTCCTTGCGCGCCAGTGCCGCCGGGCAGCGTCGGCCCCAGGAGGGGGGAGGTCTCTGCACTGCCACTCAGTTTTCCTGTGAACCTAAAACCGCTCCACGACgttaaatctgtttttaaaacgggtgtgtgtgtgtgaaatctcATGCTCTAGAGGTAAGAAAACTTTCCCTTGAAAAGACTAATACCACATTcccaccagagaaggaaataaagtttaaaaaaagaacaagactcCAACATAGTTGTCACCTCCCTACCTTCCTAGCGTCTGGGAGCTGCTGGGTGCTGCCCACTCCTCAGGTCGCCGGGGCCCCCCAAGAGCCCGGCTCCCCCAAGTCCCAGCCCAGGCGTCAGTGCCGCGGGCGCCGGGCGGAGCTGCCCCGGGCCAGGCGTGCGGCCTGTGCTGGGAGCCGTCCTCAGCCGAGGCTCCGAGGTCCGAGTGAACCCCTGGGGATGCCTCCCGACTGCCTGGGCTGAGTGGGCTGTGCTGAGGTAGCGGGGAACAGCAGCGGGGCGAGCCCTGGGGCGGGGGCCTGGGGCCTGTACTCACTGCTTGAACTTGGTGAGAGTCTTCTCAGTAGGCGTGCCCATGACGTCGTGGATCCTAGAGATCTGGTCCAGCTCGTTGGCTCCGGGGAAGAGCGGCTGCAGGCTGGGCGGGATCAAGGCTGCCGTCAGGGCCCCAACCCTCCCGGCAGCAGAGGGACCTCCAGCACCCGCCCccgcccacccctgccccaggccttCCTCCTCCACTGTCCCCACGTTGGGGTCCTTCTAAGGCGCAGAGCCCACTCCCGAATCTGCAGAGCCGGGTCTTCACCAACTGTGAGAGGAAACCCCCAGAGCCTCTCACAGCCAGGGGGGAGCGCTGCCAACAGCAGTTCAGGCCAGGTCAGGCCAGACTGCGTGGACAAACGAGGTCCACGGAGCGTTTCAGTTTCGGAGCATTCACAGATTTGGGACTCGAGGATAAAAGGGCTCTGGcgcctctcacctccctccagaCTGACTCAAGCggctttgtgctgtgctgtgcttagtcccgcggtcgtgtccaactctttgggacccccatggactgtagcccaccaggctcctctgtccacgggattctccaggcaagaatactggagtgggttgccattccctcctccaggggatcttcctgatctgaggactgaacccttgtctcccacattgcaggcagattctttaccatctgagccaccagggaagccaagggacTTAAGTACATGACAAAAGACTGTCTGTTGTAACTTTAGCATCAGTGAAACCACAAGTCTCCTTTCCAAAAATAACAGTTACTTATCAACAGGGAAGATCTAGAGTCAGAAGCTGTGCCCTGAAGGGCCTGTGCATATATCAAGGGGTCAGTGGAGCAGGTGGCCATGGACACCCTGGGTCCTCCTGCCTGGCTGGGTACTGTTCTGACCAGCGTCACTCTGACGGAAATCACCCTCCCACGCCCCAGCCCCGTCCTTCCTGACCTGCTGGAGCAGGAGGGTGcgcccccctcctcccttcccagcctCTGCTGTGGCCTTGCTCCGTCCAGCAGTGGAGCTGAGGCTGGCATGGGGGCAGCATGCACGCTCAGGGTTGGAGCACTCCACACTCCAGCTCCTCCTCACCCCGCGGCCTGAGCGCCCACGGGAATGACTGAGCTCCGAGGGCAGACTAGGGGGCACGGCCCCCGCTCCCCACGGCAGGCCCCAGGCAGCGCAGGAGCACGCCTGGCTCCGATCTTCTGTGGGCTTCACCGGTTCTACCGCTGATGAGGCCACACAGAGAGGCCTGGCCACCCGAGCCCGGTGGCCAGTAACTGACGGTGTTCTGCCCTCCATGCTGGGCAAGCAAGGAGAGAGTTCCGCCCGCTTCCTGTCAGGGTCAAGAGCAGCCACGACACCAGAAGGGCTGTTCCAGGGGCACAGGAGAGGGTGCAGGGGGGGCCTGGCGGAAGCCACTGGGTGCCCCCCCCCAGGGCCCAGCGTACCTGGCCATCTCGTAGAGCACGCAGCCCGCGCTCCACAGGTCCATCTTGAAGCCGTAGAAGCCATCGGTGAGGAGGCACTCAGGGGCCCGGTACCAGCGGGTGGAGATGTACTCGGTGTACGGCTGCTTCGAGTAGACGCTCCGGCACGACCCGAAGTCCCCAAGCTTCAGGACATCCCGCTGCGAGGGGGAGACACGGGGACAAGGAACATCTCACCAAGCAGCGACCGTCACACAGGCCATTCCAGGCGCAGGCGTGCTAGCACAAGGACGCCTGGCATCTAAACGAGCTTGCAGACCACGGAGCGCTGGCTCTGTGAGTGTCTGAAGTTGCCTCTGACCCAGGAGCAGGTGGGGTCTCtatccagtggatcacattcacAAATATTCTGGCTGTGTTTTACAGACATTTCAAAATGTCTGCAAAACGTCTACGGGCTGTGCAAAGGTTTAAGTCACGGTGTAAGTCTACAGGTGAATTCTACACCCTGGTCATATCCCCCGTTATGCCTCAGACAGGTTTCAAGGTGtttcttccatcttctttctctctcatactCAAGTCGTAAAATGCGTGGTGTCGATAAGCATGACGTCTGGCAGGCGCCTGCAGCTGCGGCCCACATTAAACAGCACTCGTCTTGGCCAGATGAGGAAGAAACCTGCACGGACAGCCTCGTACCTCTGCTCCCACTCCTGACACAGTCAACAAAAGTTAGGCAcataaaaaggcaagaaaaaacagTCTAAAGAGGCAAAGCATGCATCAAAACCAGACTCAGATATGGCACAGGTTTTAGAATTTTAGAGTTAccagagaagaaattaaaaaaaaaaaaacaaaaaaaaactatgattAATTTAAGGGTTCCAGGGGAAAAAGAAGACAGCATGCAAGTTCAGATGGGAAATGTAAGAAGAGAGATGGAAACCctaagaaaaaatcaaaataaaacatcaCAAGTAACACtggaacaaaaattttaaatgactttgaTAGGTTCATCAATAGACTCAACAGCCAAGCAAAGAGTCAGTGAGCTTGAAGACACGCCAACAGAAACTTCCCAAACTGAAATGCAAAGCAATAGAAGAACAtcaaaaacagagacaatttCTGTTTTTGACAGACAACATCAAACGTGAGACAAAAGCTGTGGCACACACACTACAGTGTAGACCAATCTCAGAAAAACGATGCTGAGCGAAAGAAGTCAGACCACGGGAGGGCATATAACATGTAATTCCATGTATAGAACATTCTAGAAGACACACACTAATTCTATTATGACAGAAAGTCAGCTTGTCTTTCCTGGGGACAAGGGACAGGAAGGCAAAGGTTACCAAAGGCAAGAGGAAGCTTTTGGGGGCAGTAGCTTTGTTTGTCGACTGGGATCATGGTTTCACGGGAATATACAACTGCCCAAACCT includes:
- the MOK gene encoding MAPK/MAK/MRK overlapping kinase isoform X3, yielding MDMNIYELIRGRRHPLSEKKVRHYMYQLCKSLDHMHRNGIFHRDVKPENILVKRDVLKLGDFGSCRSVYSKQPYTEYISTRWYRAPECLLTDGFYGFKMDLWSAGCVLYEMASLQPLFPGANELDQISRIHDVMGTPTEKTLTKFKQSRAMSFDFPFKKGSGIPLLTTSLSPQCLSLLHAMVAYDPDERITAHQALQHPYFQEQRAAEKQALARARWKAPAPFPECPTAPELSSAWQTAQEGRKQKQPPRPEENHPRRPGPACLMELPRLKLSGAAKLASYSSPALPSVFLPKVPLLRPLKCVGAAQKTETQKDIKPSLKQYRLPTIERRGGGD
- the MOK gene encoding MAPK/MAK/MRK overlapping kinase isoform X5, whose protein sequence is MYQLCKSLDHMHRNGIFHRDVKPENILVKRDVLKLGDFGSCRSVYSKQPYTEYISTRWYRAPECLLTDGFYGFKMDLWSAGCVLYEMASLQPLFPGANELDQISRIHDVMGTPTEKTLTKFKQSRAMSFDFPFKKGSGIPLLTTSLSPQCLSLLHAMVAYDPDERITAHQALQHPYFQEQRAAEKQALARARWKAPAPFPECPTAPELSSAWQTAQEGRKQKQPPRPEENHPRRPGPACLMELPRLKLSGAAKLASYSSPALPSVFLPKVPLLRPLKCVGAAQKTETQKDIKPSLKQYRLPTIERRGGGD
- the MOK gene encoding MAPK/MAK/MRK overlapping kinase isoform X6 encodes the protein MDLWSAGCVLYEMASLQPLFPGANELDQISRIHDVMGTPTEKTLTKFKQSRAMSFDFPFKKGSGIPLLTTSLSPQCLSLLHAMVAYDPDERITAHQALQHPYFQEQRAAEKQALARARWKAPAPFPECPTAPELSSAWQTAQEGRKQKQPPRPEENHPRRPGPACLMELPRLKLSGAAKLASYSSPALPSVFLPKVPLLRPLKCVGAAQKTETQKDIKPSLKQYRLPTIERRGGGD
- the MOK gene encoding MAPK/MAK/MRK overlapping kinase isoform X4; the encoded protein is MKRRRHPLSEKKVRHYMYQLCKSLDHMHRNGIFHRDVKPENILVKRDVLKLGDFGSCRSVYSKQPYTEYISTRWYRAPECLLTDGFYGFKMDLWSAGCVLYEMASLQPLFPGANELDQISRIHDVMGTPTEKTLTKFKQSRAMSFDFPFKKGSGIPLLTTSLSPQCLSLLHAMVAYDPDERITAHQALQHPYFQEQRAAEKQALARARWKAPAPFPECPTAPELSSAWQTAQEGRKQKQPPRPEENHPRRPGPACLMELPRLKLSGAAKLASYSSPALPSVFLPKVPLLRPLKCVGAAQKTETQKDIKPSLKQYRLPTIERRGGGD